One stretch of Pseudomonas fluorescens Q2-87 DNA includes these proteins:
- a CDS encoding translation initiation factor Sui1, with translation MAKKAASFAALGGLVFSTDAGRHCPDCRQPVDACICKQTAIPEGDGIARVRRESKGRGGKTVTTITGVPLAEDALKELATTLKKRCGTGGALKDGIIEIQGDHVELLLAELTRHGFKAKKSGG, from the coding sequence GTGGCCAAAAAAGCCGCATCCTTCGCCGCCCTGGGCGGCCTGGTATTTTCTACCGACGCTGGTCGTCATTGCCCTGATTGCCGTCAACCGGTGGATGCCTGCATCTGCAAACAGACCGCCATCCCGGAAGGTGACGGCATCGCTCGCGTGCGCCGTGAAAGCAAAGGCCGCGGCGGCAAGACGGTGACCACCATCACCGGCGTGCCGTTGGCCGAAGACGCGCTCAAGGAACTGGCCACTACGTTGAAGAAACGCTGTGGCACCGGCGGTGCGTTGAAAGACGGCATCATCGAGATCCAGGGCGATCACGTCGAGCTGTTGCTGGCGGAACTGACCAGGCACGGTTTCAAGGCAAAAAAATCCGGCGGCTAG
- a CDS encoding type VI secretion system Vgr family protein, producing MSNPASEPLFRLEIAGLPDPFAVLAFSGSEAISEPFFYEVELLLHDVTLDLAALLYRSVWLSFGASGMGVHGQLHELVQPHHGAACRVRIGPKLACLAQRFNQRVFSGCSVPQIIRQVLKAHGISGRSVCLDLSGDYPARDLCTQYRESDLQFLQRVCARAGIHFHFEHTRREHCLVFADSTDNFPPAEAAAYGQDRSVPGVRTFSVRAEAGERVAHGGSDLMSLHCGQVLALTAHPFEGCNQRWLLTKVEHRGQAGVYGNHFEAIAWGIPFMAADVPAKPRMVSRQRGWVVAVGEPERQEAGRVAVQFDWAYQGEGASPSHCWLPLAPELAAGGAGDIRDGTEVLVSYIEGDPDRPLISAFLDAPALDTEEPLASVALHDTPESCAADPVLLAAIRSAEPLVLLCLLPGGGRFSPCSQTVCTCRMLTRRGSGAAL from the coding sequence ATGTCCAATCCAGCCAGCGAGCCATTATTCCGTCTGGAGATAGCCGGTCTGCCCGATCCCTTCGCCGTCCTGGCGTTCAGTGGTAGCGAAGCCATCAGCGAACCCTTCTTCTATGAAGTGGAGCTATTGCTCCACGACGTCACCCTGGACTTGGCGGCTCTGCTGTACCGCAGCGTCTGGTTGAGTTTCGGCGCCTCGGGCATGGGCGTTCACGGACAGCTTCACGAACTTGTCCAGCCTCATCATGGCGCTGCCTGCCGGGTGCGTATCGGGCCGAAGCTGGCCTGCCTGGCGCAGCGTTTCAACCAGCGGGTGTTCAGCGGCTGCTCGGTGCCGCAGATCATCCGCCAGGTACTCAAGGCACATGGCATCAGCGGGCGCAGCGTGTGCCTGGACTTGAGCGGTGACTATCCGGCGCGGGACTTGTGTACCCAGTACCGGGAATCGGACCTGCAATTTCTCCAGCGCGTGTGTGCCCGTGCCGGCATTCACTTTCATTTCGAACACACCCGGCGCGAGCATTGCCTGGTGTTCGCTGACAGTACGGACAATTTTCCTCCAGCCGAAGCGGCGGCTTACGGGCAAGACAGGTCGGTTCCCGGTGTACGCACCTTCAGCGTGCGTGCCGAGGCGGGCGAGCGTGTCGCCCACGGTGGCAGCGATTTGATGAGCCTGCATTGCGGCCAGGTGCTGGCGCTGACGGCCCATCCTTTCGAAGGCTGCAACCAGCGCTGGCTGCTGACCAAGGTCGAGCATCGCGGACAGGCGGGCGTGTATGGCAACCACTTCGAGGCCATCGCATGGGGCATTCCATTCATGGCTGCTGACGTACCTGCCAAGCCGCGCATGGTGAGCCGGCAGCGCGGCTGGGTGGTGGCGGTGGGCGAACCTGAGAGGCAGGAAGCGGGGCGCGTGGCGGTGCAGTTCGACTGGGCCTATCAGGGCGAGGGGGCCAGCCCCAGTCACTGCTGGCTGCCACTGGCCCCCGAACTCGCTGCTGGCGGGGCCGGCGACATCCGTGACGGTACCGAGGTGCTGGTGAGTTATATCGAGGGTGATCCGGATCGGCCGTTGATCAGTGCATTCCTTGACGCCCCCGCCCTGGATACGGAGGAGCCGCTCGCGAGCGTGGCTCTGCACGACACGCCCGAGTCATGCGCAGCCGACCCGGTTCTGTTGGCTGCGATCCGGAGCGCCGAGCCGCTGGTGCTGTTATGCCTGTTACCCGGTGGCGGACGTTTCAGCCCTTGTTCTCAAACCGTTTGTACGTGCCGCATGCTGACCCGTCGTGGCTCGGGCGCGGCTCTGTGA
- the speA gene encoding arginine decarboxylase, whose translation MSVRRTRKDDGSQWTVADSRSVYGIRHWGAGYFAINDAGRVEVRPNGPDSSPIDLFEQVDQLRQSGLSLPLLVRFPDILQDRVRQLTGAFDSNIARLEYQSQYTALYPIKVNQQEAVIENIIATQNVSIGLEAGSKPELLAVLALAPKGGTIVCNGYKDREFIRLALMGQKLGHNVFIVIEKESEVGLVIEEAASLKVKPQVGLRVRLSSLASSKWADTGGEKSKFGLSAAQLLSVVERFRAAGLDQGIRLLHFHMGSQIANLADYQHGFKEAIRYYGELRNLGLPVDHIDVGGGLGVDYDGTHSRNASSINYDMDDYAGVVVGMLKEFCDAQSLPHPHIFSESGRSLTAHHAMLVVQVTDVEKHHDDVPVIDSNQELPETVQWLVDLLGPTDIEMVTETYWRATHYMSDVAAQYADGKLTLAEKALAEQCYFAVCRRLHNSLKARQRSHRQVLDELNDKLADKYICNFSVFQSLPDTWAIGQVLPILPLHRLDEEPLRRAVLQDLTCDSDGKIKQYVDEQSIETSLPVHSLNPGEDYLLGIFLVGAYQEILGDMHNLFGDTDSVNIYQNADGSVYHAGIETHDTIEDMLRYVHLSPEELMTHYRDKCASARISAAERTQFLDALRLGLTRSSYLSS comes from the coding sequence ATGTCCGTACGACGCACACGCAAAGACGATGGCAGCCAATGGACAGTTGCGGACAGCCGCAGTGTTTACGGGATTCGCCATTGGGGGGCCGGGTATTTCGCGATCAATGACGCCGGTCGCGTCGAAGTCCGTCCGAACGGTCCCGACAGCTCGCCCATCGACCTGTTCGAGCAAGTCGACCAACTGCGCCAGAGCGGCTTGTCGCTGCCCTTGCTGGTGCGCTTCCCCGACATCCTGCAAGACCGTGTGCGCCAACTCACCGGCGCGTTCGACAGCAACATCGCGCGTCTGGAATACCAGAGCCAGTACACCGCACTCTATCCGATCAAGGTGAACCAGCAGGAAGCGGTGATCGAAAACATCATCGCCACCCAGAACGTCTCCATCGGCCTGGAAGCCGGCTCCAAGCCTGAACTGTTGGCCGTGCTGGCGCTGGCGCCAAAGGGCGGGACCATCGTCTGCAACGGCTACAAGGATCGTGAATTCATCCGGCTGGCGCTGATGGGCCAGAAGCTGGGGCACAACGTTTTCATCGTCATCGAGAAAGAATCCGAAGTCGGCCTGGTGATCGAAGAGGCCGCCTCCCTGAAGGTCAAGCCACAGGTTGGCCTGCGGGTGCGCCTGTCATCCCTGGCATCGAGCAAATGGGCCGATACCGGTGGCGAGAAATCCAAGTTCGGCTTGTCCGCCGCACAACTGCTCTCGGTGGTCGAGCGTTTCCGCGCCGCCGGCCTGGACCAGGGCATTCGCCTGCTGCACTTCCACATGGGCTCGCAGATCGCCAACCTGGCGGACTACCAGCACGGCTTCAAGGAAGCGATCCGTTACTACGGCGAATTGCGCAACCTCGGCCTGCCGGTGGATCACATCGACGTTGGCGGTGGCCTGGGTGTGGACTACGACGGTACGCATTCGCGCAATGCCAGTTCGATCAACTACGACATGGACGACTATGCCGGTGTCGTGGTGGGCATGCTCAAGGAGTTCTGCGATGCCCAGAGCCTGCCGCATCCGCACATCTTCTCCGAAAGCGGCCGCTCCCTGACCGCCCACCACGCGATGCTGGTGGTGCAGGTGACCGACGTCGAGAAACATCACGACGACGTGCCGGTGATTGACAGCAATCAGGAACTACCGGAAACCGTGCAATGGCTGGTTGACCTGCTGGGGCCGACCGATATCGAGATGGTCACCGAGACCTACTGGCGCGCCACCCACTACATGAGCGACGTGGCGGCCCAGTATGCCGATGGCAAGCTGACCCTGGCCGAAAAAGCCTTGGCCGAGCAGTGCTACTTCGCCGTGTGCCGTCGCCTGCACAACTCGTTGAAAGCCCGTCAGCGCTCCCATCGCCAGGTGCTCGATGAACTCAACGACAAGCTCGCCGACAAGTACATCTGCAATTTCTCGGTGTTCCAGAGCCTGCCGGACACCTGGGCCATCGGCCAGGTGTTGCCGATCCTGCCGCTGCACCGTCTCGATGAAGAGCCGCTGCGCCGCGCCGTGCTTCAAGACCTGACCTGTGACTCCGACGGCAAGATCAAGCAGTACGTCGACGAGCAGAGCATCGAGACCAGCCTGCCGGTCCACTCCCTCAACCCAGGTGAAGATTACCTGCTGGGCATCTTCCTGGTGGGCGCCTACCAGGAAATCCTTGGCGACATGCACAACCTGTTCGGTGACACCGACTCGGTGAACATCTACCAGAACGCCGACGGCAGCGTGTACCACGCCGGTATCGAAACCCACGACACCATCGAAGACATGCTGCGCTACGTGCACTTGTCGCCGGAGGAGTTGATGACTCACTACCGCGACAAGTGCGCCAGCGCCCGCATCAGCGCCGCCGAGCGCACCCAGTTCCTGGATGCCTTGCGCCTGGGGCTGACGCGTTCGTCGTACCTGTCGTCGTGA
- a CDS encoding DUF4136 domain-containing protein has translation MFRRLALLAFALLLSACASNQVNHDFDPGRDFAAYRSWSWKEPALQYRPDAPRIKSDLTEQRIRQAIVDQLDQRGLRQAPAGGRGDVQVQAYLIVEDRQQQVTTNYGGGWGSPWNGYWGGPMYNETRNISYKVATVQIDLLDGKDGKLVWRGSDERMLSNSPTPTDRSLALRETVGRILSNYPPR, from the coding sequence ATGTTTCGCCGCCTTGCTCTATTGGCCTTCGCTCTGCTGCTCAGCGCCTGCGCCTCCAACCAGGTTAACCATGACTTTGACCCTGGCCGTGATTTCGCGGCGTATCGCAGTTGGAGCTGGAAAGAGCCGGCGCTGCAATATCGGCCCGATGCCCCACGGATCAAGAGCGACCTGACCGAACAGCGGATTCGCCAGGCCATTGTCGATCAACTCGACCAACGCGGCCTGCGCCAGGCTCCGGCCGGCGGGCGAGGCGATGTGCAGGTCCAGGCTTATTTGATCGTCGAAGATCGCCAGCAACAGGTCACCACCAATTACGGTGGCGGTTGGGGCAGCCCCTGGAATGGTTATTGGGGCGGGCCGATGTACAACGAAACCCGCAACATCAGCTACAAGGTCGCCACGGTGCAGATCGACCTGCTCGATGGCAAGGACGGAAAACTGGTGTGGCGTGGCAGCGATGAGCGAATGCTCAGCAACTCACCCACTCCAACTGACCGCAGCTTGGCGCTACGTGAGACGGTAGGGCGGATCTTGTCCAACTACCCACCGCGCTGA
- a CDS encoding MaoC family dehydratase, protein MTIQWHEISAAPSMSGLYSKAATRRKVTGKTLPEQGLRQVLQVDPQRLAAYRKVCGFTDNGLLPPTYPHVLAFALQMQLLTARDFPFPLLGLIHLSNRIRVLRPMGGVGQVRASVNVQNLQAHPKGAVFDLVTRIDDQLGPLWEAQSQMLCKGVQIDGALVEDRPETSLPLVEVAHWTAPADIGRQYAKVSGDYNPIHLSGISAKLFGFPTAIAHGLWNKARTLAALDNHLPEANIEIVVAFKKPVRLPSEVTLLASAAGSSGDLRLIGAGELEHMVGSWRPTA, encoded by the coding sequence ATGACAATCCAATGGCATGAGATCAGCGCCGCGCCCTCGATGTCGGGGCTCTATTCAAAAGCGGCGACCCGGCGCAAGGTCACCGGCAAGACCTTGCCGGAACAAGGGCTGCGTCAAGTGCTTCAGGTCGACCCTCAGCGCCTGGCAGCCTATCGCAAGGTCTGCGGTTTCACCGATAACGGGCTGCTGCCGCCGACTTATCCCCACGTCCTGGCGTTCGCCCTGCAAATGCAGTTGCTCACCGCGCGGGACTTTCCGTTTCCGCTGCTGGGGCTGATCCACCTGAGTAATCGCATCCGCGTATTGCGGCCCATGGGCGGGGTCGGCCAGGTGCGGGCCAGCGTCAACGTGCAGAACCTGCAAGCCCATCCGAAGGGCGCGGTGTTCGATCTGGTGACCCGCATCGATGATCAACTGGGGCCCCTGTGGGAAGCGCAGAGCCAGATGCTGTGCAAGGGCGTCCAGATTGACGGCGCGTTGGTGGAGGACCGGCCGGAAACCAGCCTGCCATTGGTGGAAGTGGCGCACTGGACGGCGCCAGCCGACATTGGCCGGCAGTACGCCAAGGTATCGGGCGACTACAACCCGATTCACCTCAGCGGCATCAGCGCCAAGCTGTTCGGCTTCCCCACCGCCATCGCCCATGGCCTGTGGAACAAGGCCAGGACCCTGGCAGCCTTGGACAACCACCTGCCGGAGGCCAACATCGAAATAGTAGTGGCCTTCAAGAAGCCGGTACGCCTGCCCAGCGAAGTAACCCTGCTGGCAAGCGCAGCGGGATCCAGCGGGGATTTGCGTTTGATCGGGGCGGGGGAATTGGAGCACATGGTGGGGAGCTGGCGGCCGACGGCTTGA
- a CDS encoding methyltransferase, with protein MSDRHFDQLATRFAEKIYGGAKGAIRLAVLQADLLETLPDRPLRVLDIGAGLGHMSLWLAERGHQVTLAEPAEPMLEGARQRFAEAGQSATFIQAPWQDLLGQLTEPYDLVLCHAVLEWLAESHAILPVLHQLTAAGGWLSLAFYNRDALVYRNLLKGHFRKLRKNDMAGEKQSLTPQQPLDPRELAAQLEGLWQVEIQSGVRVFHDYMPVEFQARVELAQLLEMELAHRRHPAFAGLGRYLHWVCRPV; from the coding sequence ATGAGCGATCGTCATTTCGACCAATTGGCCACACGCTTCGCCGAGAAAATCTATGGCGGGGCGAAGGGGGCGATCCGCCTGGCGGTGCTCCAGGCCGATCTGCTGGAAACCTTGCCGGACCGCCCGTTACGCGTGCTGGACATCGGTGCGGGCTTGGGCCACATGTCGTTGTGGCTGGCCGAACGCGGCCATCAGGTGACCCTGGCCGAGCCGGCCGAGCCCATGCTCGAAGGCGCCCGCCAGCGGTTTGCCGAGGCCGGCCAGAGCGCCACGTTCATCCAGGCGCCGTGGCAGGATTTGCTTGGCCAGCTCACCGAGCCTTACGACCTGGTGCTGTGCCATGCGGTGCTGGAGTGGTTGGCCGAGTCCCACGCGATCCTGCCGGTGTTGCATCAGCTCACCGCCGCGGGTGGCTGGTTATCCTTGGCGTTCTACAACCGCGACGCGCTGGTCTATCGCAACCTGCTCAAGGGCCATTTCCGTAAGTTGCGCAAAAACGACATGGCCGGTGAAAAACAAAGCCTGACGCCGCAGCAACCCCTTGATCCGCGAGAATTGGCAGCGCAACTTGAAGGTCTATGGCAGGTCGAAATCCAGAGTGGCGTGCGGGTTTTTCATGACTACATGCCCGTGGAGTTCCAGGCACGCGTGGAGCTTGCGCAGTTGCTGGAAATGGAGCTGGCCCACCGTCGCCATCCTGCCTTTGCCGGATTGGGACGTTATTTGCATTGGGTCTGCCGTCCCGTCTGA
- a CDS encoding DUF4136 domain-containing protein, which translates to MKGRSGLLVLCLGLVACQGSNPYVATSNPLPPAPPEAATVFDRSAYPAPPRDYGRYRSWAWLNGRLPSGTAWADSAQVAEAVTNALDQRGLRPLQDNRPADLFVSADLRLETRVRQVRDDYDPGYYGGYNRYGPGYGAYHSVPMVRTYQEQVVVVRVDLFDARNGQPVWSASAETGQRGSQGARTDAIREAVEKAMSAYPPS; encoded by the coding sequence ATGAAAGGTCGTTCAGGGTTGTTGGTGCTGTGCCTGGGATTGGTGGCCTGCCAAGGCAGCAACCCGTATGTCGCCACGTCCAATCCATTGCCGCCGGCGCCGCCCGAAGCTGCCACGGTGTTCGACCGCAGCGCTTACCCCGCGCCGCCCCGTGACTATGGGCGCTATCGCAGTTGGGCCTGGCTCAACGGACGATTGCCGTCAGGCACCGCTTGGGCGGACTCGGCCCAGGTGGCCGAAGCGGTAACCAATGCCCTGGACCAGCGTGGCTTGCGCCCGCTGCAGGACAACCGGCCGGCCGACCTGTTCGTCAGCGCCGACCTGCGCCTGGAAACCCGCGTGCGTCAGGTTCGCGATGATTATGACCCTGGCTACTACGGCGGCTATAACCGTTACGGCCCCGGCTATGGGGCGTATCACTCGGTGCCGATGGTGCGCACGTACCAGGAGCAGGTCGTGGTGGTGCGGGTGGACCTGTTCGATGCCCGCAATGGCCAGCCAGTGTGGAGCGCCAGCGCCGAGACGGGCCAGCGCGGCAGCCAGGGCGCGCGCACCGACGCCATTCGTGAGGCGGTGGAGAAAGCCATGTCGGCTTATCCACCGAGTTGA
- a CDS encoding DUF2333 family protein: MLDWKNRAGSAPERAAEPKSDTRSYLGGLFFSRALATLIGLYLLVTIAVGWYWSQEPALFPVQQNAQAAAERDGRQMVVGYTTVETLKSVAGTLLTKPGGYISNDRFPPGLWMDNMPSWEYGVLVQVRDLSRALRKDFARSQSQSAEDADLAKAEPRFNFDNRSWVLPSSESEYQEGINSLSRYQARLSDPAQKSALFYARADNLNNWLGDVGTRLGSLSQRLSASVGRVKLNTSLKTEVPAPGQVPQVDEEVVETPWLQIDNVFYEARGQAWALSHLLRAIEVDFADVLAKKNATVSVRQIIRELEASQEPVWSPMILNGSGFGVLANHSLVMANYISRANAAVIDLRQLLNQG; this comes from the coding sequence ATGCTGGACTGGAAAAACCGCGCGGGCAGCGCGCCTGAACGTGCCGCCGAGCCGAAATCGGACACCCGCAGCTACCTGGGTGGGCTGTTTTTCAGCCGGGCACTGGCCACGCTGATCGGCTTGTATCTACTGGTGACCATCGCCGTCGGCTGGTATTGGAGCCAGGAGCCCGCCTTGTTTCCGGTGCAGCAGAACGCCCAGGCAGCCGCCGAGCGGGACGGCCGGCAAATGGTGGTGGGCTACACCACCGTCGAAACCCTCAAGAGCGTGGCCGGCACCTTGCTGACCAAGCCGGGCGGCTACATCTCCAACGACCGTTTCCCGCCAGGCTTGTGGATGGACAACATGCCGAGCTGGGAATACGGCGTGCTGGTGCAAGTCCGCGACCTGAGCCGTGCCCTGCGCAAGGACTTCGCCCGCTCGCAGTCCCAGTCCGCCGAAGACGCCGACCTGGCCAAGGCCGAGCCGCGTTTCAACTTTGATAACCGCAGTTGGGTGCTGCCCTCCAGCGAGTCGGAATACCAGGAAGGCATCAACTCCCTGAGCCGCTATCAGGCGCGCCTGTCCGATCCCGCCCAGAAAAGCGCGCTGTTCTACGCCCGCGCCGACAACCTGAACAACTGGCTGGGGGATGTCGGCACTCGCCTGGGGTCGCTGTCCCAGCGCTTATCCGCCAGCGTTGGCCGGGTCAAACTGAACACCTCATTGAAAACCGAAGTCCCGGCCCCGGGCCAGGTGCCGCAGGTGGACGAGGAAGTGGTCGAGACCCCGTGGCTGCAAATCGACAACGTGTTCTATGAGGCACGCGGCCAGGCTTGGGCGCTGTCGCACCTGCTGCGTGCCATCGAAGTGGACTTCGCCGACGTATTGGCGAAAAAGAACGCGACGGTCAGCGTGCGGCAGATCATTCGTGAACTCGAGGCCTCCCAGGAGCCAGTCTGGAGCCCGATGATCCTCAATGGCAGCGGCTTCGGCGTATTGGCGAACCACTCGTTGGTAATGGCCAACTACATTTCCCGGGCCAACGCGGCGGTCATCGACTTGCGGCAATTGCTGAACCAGGGCTGA
- a CDS encoding MATE family efflux transporter produces MSHLITDWRDRLTHRRVWALAAPMILSNISVPLVALVDSTVIGHLPHAHQLGAVAVGASLYTVLAWAMGFLRMGSTGFAAQAAGRGDGAALRQVLLQGLLLAMGLAVVLGAVGVPLSGVALHFMQPSTELNQLTQDFFHTRLFGLPAALASYALVGWFLGAQNARAPLAILLVTNLVNIALNLWFVLGLDWGVTGSARASVIAEWTGALVGLALARQTLRAWPGHIAWAALGLWQSWRPLLAVNRDIFIRSLALQAVFFLITVQGARLGDATVAANALLLNGLLLTAHALDGLAHAVEALCGHAIGAHDRLALRRSLVVACGWSLVASVGFALLFLLAGHLFVDMQTDIPEVRDTAYRYLPYLAALPLIAVWSYLLDGLFIGATRAREMRNGMLLTLILVLPVAWALRDLGNHGLWITFLLFMALRSLTLGAFAWHLQRRDRWLGRPAP; encoded by the coding sequence ATGTCCCACCTGATCACCGACTGGCGCGACCGCCTGACCCATCGCCGGGTCTGGGCGCTGGCTGCGCCGATGATACTTTCGAACATTTCCGTACCGCTGGTGGCGTTGGTGGACAGCACGGTCATCGGCCATTTGCCCCATGCCCATCAGTTGGGCGCCGTGGCGGTCGGGGCGAGCTTGTATACGGTGTTGGCGTGGGCCATGGGTTTCTTGCGCATGGGCTCCACCGGGTTCGCCGCCCAGGCCGCCGGGCGCGGGGATGGAGCGGCGTTGCGGCAAGTGTTGTTGCAAGGCCTGCTGCTGGCGATGGGGCTGGCCGTGGTGCTCGGTGCCGTCGGCGTGCCGTTGAGTGGCGTGGCCTTGCACTTCATGCAGCCGTCCACCGAGCTCAACCAACTGACCCAGGATTTCTTTCACACCCGGTTATTCGGTCTGCCGGCGGCGTTGGCCAGTTATGCGCTGGTGGGCTGGTTTCTCGGTGCCCAGAACGCCAGGGCACCCTTGGCGATCCTGCTGGTAACCAATCTGGTGAACATCGCCCTGAACCTATGGTTCGTGCTTGGCCTGGACTGGGGCGTGACCGGTTCGGCCCGGGCCTCGGTGATTGCCGAGTGGACCGGTGCCCTCGTCGGCCTGGCCCTCGCTCGCCAGACATTGCGCGCCTGGCCGGGGCATATCGCCTGGGCCGCCCTGGGGCTGTGGCAGAGCTGGCGTCCGCTGCTGGCGGTGAACCGGGACATTTTCATTCGCAGCCTGGCGCTGCAAGCCGTGTTTTTCCTGATCACCGTGCAAGGCGCCCGCCTGGGGGACGCGACCGTGGCCGCCAACGCCTTGTTGCTCAACGGCCTGCTGCTGACGGCCCACGCCCTGGATGGATTGGCCCATGCCGTCGAGGCGCTATGCGGCCACGCCATTGGCGCCCACGACCGCCTGGCCCTGCGCCGGTCGTTGGTGGTGGCCTGCGGCTGGTCACTGGTTGCAAGCGTTGGCTTCGCGCTGCTGTTCCTGCTCGCGGGCCACCTGTTCGTCGATATGCAGACCGACATACCCGAGGTACGCGACACGGCCTACCGCTACCTGCCTTATCTCGCCGCGCTGCCGCTGATCGCGGTCTGGAGCTATCTGCTCGACGGGCTGTTCATCGGCGCCACCCGCGCCCGGGAAATGCGCAACGGCATGCTGCTGACGCTGATACTGGTGTTGCCAGTCGCCTGGGCGCTGCGCGACCTGGGCAACCATGGGCTGTGGATCACCTTCCTCTTGTTCATGGCGTTGCGCAGCCTGACCTTGGGCGCCTTCGCCTGGCACTTGCAGCGGCGTGACCGCTGGCTCGGCCGCCCCGCGCCGTAA
- a CDS encoding MazG-like family protein, with product MNLVELTERLHAIRDRNDWRQFHSPKNLAMAASVEMAELVEIFQWLTEDQSRQLPADKLAHAGQEVGDIVLYLLLLCSELGLDMDAVVRSKLADSERRFGQ from the coding sequence ATGAACCTTGTTGAACTGACCGAACGCCTGCATGCCATTCGCGACCGTAACGACTGGCGGCAATTTCACAGCCCGAAAAACCTGGCCATGGCCGCCAGCGTGGAAATGGCTGAGCTGGTGGAAATTTTCCAATGGCTGACCGAAGACCAGTCGCGCCAGCTGCCGGCGGACAAACTCGCCCATGCCGGGCAAGAGGTCGGTGACATCGTGTTGTACCTGCTGCTGTTGTGCAGCGAGTTGGGCCTGGACATGGACGCCGTGGTGCGCAGCAAACTGGCCGACAGCGAACGGCGGTTTGGCCAATGA
- a CDS encoding NUDIX hydrolase, with translation MDESTREVAHRAASDAELIAWVDEHDNLLGSLVRSDLRERGLIGRGTYIMLFNSAGELCVHRRTLSKAIYPGFWDVAAGGMVQAHETYAESAARELAEELGVSGVELTPHDHFYFEDTGSRLWCSAFSAVWDGPLVLQPEEVLEACFLPIEQVLDEIQRKPYCPDSLAALGRYLHAHGDGVAKKL, from the coding sequence ATGGACGAAAGCACCCGGGAGGTCGCCCATCGAGCGGCCTCGGATGCCGAACTGATCGCTTGGGTCGATGAGCACGACAACCTGCTTGGCAGCCTGGTGCGTTCGGACCTGCGTGAGCGTGGCCTGATCGGGCGCGGCACCTACATCATGCTGTTCAACTCGGCTGGCGAACTGTGCGTTCATCGGCGCACCCTGAGCAAGGCGATCTATCCTGGTTTCTGGGATGTGGCGGCCGGCGGCATGGTGCAGGCGCACGAGACTTACGCCGAGTCGGCCGCCCGTGAACTGGCGGAAGAACTGGGCGTAAGCGGTGTCGAACTGACGCCCCATGACCATTTCTATTTCGAGGACACCGGCAGCCGCTTGTGGTGCTCGGCGTTTTCGGCCGTGTGGGACGGGCCGTTGGTCCTGCAGCCCGAGGAAGTCCTGGAAGCCTGTTTCCTGCCCATCGAACAGGTGCTGGATGAAATCCAGCGCAAGCCGTATTGCCCGGACTCTCTGGCGGCGCTTGGGCGCTATTTGCACGCCCATGGCGATGGCGTCGCAAAGAAGCTATAA
- a CDS encoding DUF4123 domain-containing protein — MSAVGLPGSAPQWLLLDVPGAPGAARLVREQFPEARSFALFEGTELHGLSEHGPLLVDLRQAPALTSLCHLDARSWPGLLLISPSPVEHVLAHLRRMLTVTLGLHHKALLNFYNPHTASYFFDGCDPLELSCWLGPISLLRWFGGTWADRAIGSQGWQQLSNPGLSVAPLEKEQGLSDRQQSQLQQCVLEHHAWRWSRATGNDYRQLWKALQQGLALGFTERAVLDDWLWLRLQYPDARPVPGRVGGSQREHLDQLRRLWQDD, encoded by the coding sequence GTGAGTGCTGTCGGCCTGCCTGGATCGGCGCCCCAATGGTTGCTGCTCGACGTGCCGGGTGCGCCGGGGGCCGCGCGGCTTGTCCGGGAGCAATTCCCTGAGGCACGGTCCTTTGCCTTGTTCGAGGGCACCGAATTGCATGGGCTGAGCGAACACGGTCCGTTGTTGGTGGATTTGCGCCAAGCACCAGCGCTGACCAGCCTCTGCCATCTGGATGCACGTTCGTGGCCGGGGCTTTTGTTGATCAGCCCGTCGCCCGTTGAGCACGTGCTGGCCCATCTGCGTCGCATGCTGACGGTGACGCTCGGCCTGCATCACAAGGCCTTGTTGAATTTCTACAACCCACACACCGCCAGTTATTTCTTCGACGGTTGCGACCCGCTGGAACTCAGTTGCTGGCTGGGCCCGATCAGCCTGTTGCGGTGGTTCGGCGGCACCTGGGCCGACCGGGCGATTGGCAGCCAAGGCTGGCAGCAGCTGTCCAATCCCGGGCTGTCGGTGGCGCCGCTGGAAAAAGAGCAGGGTCTCAGCGATCGGCAACAGAGTCAGCTGCAGCAGTGTGTGCTGGAGCATCACGCCTGGCGATGGTCCCGCGCCACCGGGAATGACTACCGTCAACTCTGGAAGGCCTTGCAGCAGGGGCTGGCGCTGGGGTTTACCGAGCGGGCCGTGCTTGACGACTGGCTGTGGTTGCGTCTGCAATATCCCGATGCTCGGCCGGTGCCGGGGCGAGTGGGCGGTTCGCAACGCGAGCATCTCGATCAGTTGCGACGGCTGTGGCAGGACGACTAA